The window GCGCATCTGGCTAGAAGGCCAATCGCGCTTCGATGGCGATTGGGGCCATTGGTATCAGGGCATGGTTCGCACTGCACTGGGTTATTCCTTGAGCGACCGCGCCACCCTCTGGGCCGGATATACCTGGCTGCCGACTCAAAACATCGGCAAATCTTATGTGTCCCAACAAGACATTTGGCCGGCATTCCGCTATGTATTGCCCACGGAGATAGGCACTTTTACCTTCCGCACGATGTGGGAAACCAACTTTCTGAATGGCGACCAGTTGCGCGAACGCCCCCGGCAAATGATCAGATTCTTGCACCCGTTCGAATTCGAACCGCGCTTGAGCATGATCGCCTGGGATGAAGCTTTTTACCGGGTCAATTCCACCACCTTTGGCGGTAAATCCGGCTTCGATCAAAACCGGGCGTTTGCCGGTTTCGGTTGGAGCTTCAACAAAAATGTTAGAACCGAATTGGGTTACATGAACCAATATGTCGATAACGCCAATCACAGTGCGGCGACGATGCGGCATTTGGGCATGGCGTCGGTGTTTGTTAATTTCTAATTCGGCGGCTATAAACGGTGTATTGCGCCTTTTCTTGCTTAATCAACTAGATTGTTTCGTACTATCAGCAGATGCCGACGTGCAATTTGCGATCGACATTACCAAATATCACTGAACAGGCAAATGACATGACCCGAATCATCATTATTTTTATAATATTTTTCAACGTCACGTCTTGCTCCAGCGACTCAAGGCTTGAACCTCGCGTCACACAGCAATCATCCGACACCCGACCGGCAGCAACGAAAAGCAGCAAAACCCCCGAGCCGCCGGAAACCGGCGAGCCCGCCATGCATGCGATTCAAAATAATCGCTTGCAACAAGTGATGCAGCAAATCAACGAACTGGTTTACGCCCAACTAAGCAGCGAAATCAATTTAGGTGAGCAACGTGAGTTGAAAACTGCCGAAATCGCCAGAATCGCCAACGAGCTGGCCGCCAGCGAAAAATCCATTGTAGAAACGCTACCCTCACTAAATCTAAAACCCGACGAACAAACCACCTTTCTTGCTTTGGCGGACAAACTGCGCGTGAGCGCCGAGCATATGCAAGACTTGGCCAGTGAAAACCAATTGCGAGAAATTCCGGCAACATTGGACACCATCACCAACACCTGCATCTCCTGTCATGTGTTGTTTAGAAAGAGCCGGAGTTTGTTAGAAAAATGCAAAGACCCCCGATACACTTGCTAAGAAGCTTTCGACGCTTGGCCGGCCTTTAATTCACTTAACAATCGATGGTTTTTAATCGCGCCATGAACCACAACTTCACGCTGCTCGCCTGTTTAGCCGTTTTCAGTCCGATATTAAACCCCATTAGAGCTTTCGCAGCCGACGGCCATGCCGACCCGCATTGGACTTACGAGGAACAAGAACGCTGGGGCGAATTAAAGGACCAACTCTACAGACCGCCTTTTCCGTACGCAGAATGCGGTATCGGCCAAAAACAATCGCCGGTAAACATCGAAGCGGGCAACACCGTAAAAGTCGAAAAGATTGACGAGCTACAACCCAATTACATGGAAATCCCGCTGAGTCTGACCAACAACGGTCATACCATCAGAGCCAACACCAGCAAAGGCAAGTTAAACTTCGGCAATAACGAATACGATTTGCTGCAATTTCATTTTCATGCACCCAGCGAGCACTTGCTGAATGGTATGACCTACCCTCTGGAGATTCATTTTGTCAACGGTACTGCCGACGGCAGGATGGCAGTGCTGGGCGTACTGGTCAAAGCCGGCGCACACAACCCGGCATTCCAGGAAATTCTTGAACAATCGCCCAAGCAGATCGGGGATACTGCCAATCCGCCGCAGATGATCCGCCCCGCGCGCTTACTGCCTGAACATACT of the Methylomonas sp. MK1 genome contains:
- a CDS encoding DUF2490 domain-containing protein, with product MHKLSGKIFCLSFIGCLSLTVISADAMANDLTEDSGAWLQAVAEGSMSFIDPSLKNGRIWLEGQSRFDGDWGHWYQGMVRTALGYSLSDRATLWAGYTWLPTQNIGKSYVSQQDIWPAFRYVLPTEIGTFTFRTMWETNFLNGDQLRERPRQMIRFLHPFEFEPRLSMIAWDEAFYRVNSTTFGGKSGFDQNRAFAGFGWSFNKNVRTELGYMNQYVDNANHSAATMRHLGMASVFVNF
- a CDS encoding carbonic anhydrase, which translates into the protein MNHNFTLLACLAVFSPILNPIRAFAADGHADPHWTYEEQERWGELKDQLYRPPFPYAECGIGQKQSPVNIEAGNTVKVEKIDELQPNYMEIPLSLTNNGHTIRANTSKGKLNFGNNEYDLLQFHFHAPSEHLLNGMTYPLEIHFVNGTADGRMAVLGVLVKAGAHNPAFQEILEQSPKQIGDTANPPQMIRPARLLPEHTQHFYTYAGSLTTPPCSEGVQWFVLQDILEVSEQQIRDFSSKFYHDNARAEQKLNGRVLDVH